The following proteins are encoded in a genomic region of Deltaproteobacteria bacterium:
- a CDS encoding protein kinase has translation MSKDQNGKSAQGAPVDVAQNTPTLYQPEIAAKAPPVPPKSPFEPLPNLASPTDPAANTPTLYQPEIAARPPAGHGRQATAAAAKPLPDPVLDGATLLNAVNTGPQISPNTGPHGAPNTAPPVPPIPTSNTKAPSKSGNTKAPSGTHFPTPHEAHTEDPNATPGKLVPPKTGDVVAHYELIRELGKGGMGSVFLARDNKLGRKVAIKFLHTNHPEMAKRFVLEARTTARFSHENIVIIYEVDSFKGQPFMVLEYLQGHPLTKLIADQKPMAPARVAELMVPVVRALAAAHAQNIVHRDLKFDNVYVTETGLIKVLDFGIAKVLGADEKHVAEAHESAPSPARPPSNNPDANTDLTRHGTIMGTLAFMSPEQWGKGGPIDNRSDIWAAGIMLFRMLAGKHPLYPMSGMQLAITGKLDEPMPKLNSIMPGLPAELGAVVDKCLMKNKDQRWPDANALLRALEAFLPGRGNREFKIDESPYAGLASFQEADADRFFGRNSEISAVVNRIRDQALIAVVGPSGTGKSSFVRAGLVPALKRGGENWEALVIRPGRKPLQALADVISPLLGSSTSVAEDLKEQQKLVQRLATEPGYAGSVLRSRARREKRSIMVFVDQFEELYTLVADPKERLTFTSCLASIADDATSPTRVVVSIRSDFLDRVAEDQGFMNELTKGLFFLNPPGQNGLRDALVQPAEMAGYKFESPNIVDDMLGHLATTQGALPLLQFAASKLWESRDANRKLLTQQSYDSLGGIAGALAVHADSVLRELSSTARNLARALFLRLVTPERTRAIVSIDELRELAPDAGEVQRIIDQLVQARLLVVQTGGGGATVEIVHESLINSWPALRRWLDESGEDSAFLDQLRTAAKQWQQKGHDAGLLWRGEVVDEAKRFQKRYRGELGKLQREFLAAVFAQEAKSARRKRLAGVAGFTFMVALVFAAGVALVIIRQAQTEAVKEAAAAKIAEAEAKDAKNQAEKSLLDVQSKERERAEAQKRAENLAKQAEMEKAAAQVAAQQAEAAAEEAKKAQYLAASQKILAEQHAKEAAEQKKLADQKAAEAKRLADKEASRVKELEEHLGGPVIDELK, from the coding sequence ATGAGCAAGGACCAGAACGGCAAGAGCGCGCAGGGTGCGCCCGTCGACGTGGCGCAGAACACGCCCACGCTCTACCAGCCCGAAATCGCGGCCAAAGCGCCGCCCGTGCCGCCCAAGTCGCCGTTCGAGCCGCTGCCCAACCTGGCCTCGCCCACGGATCCGGCGGCCAACACGCCCACGCTCTACCAGCCGGAGATCGCCGCGCGACCGCCGGCGGGCCACGGTCGTCAGGCCACCGCCGCCGCCGCCAAGCCGCTCCCCGACCCGGTCCTCGACGGCGCCACGCTGCTCAACGCGGTGAACACCGGCCCGCAGATCTCGCCGAACACCGGCCCGCACGGCGCGCCCAACACCGCGCCGCCGGTCCCGCCGATTCCGACCTCGAACACCAAGGCGCCCAGCAAGAGCGGCAACACCAAGGCGCCCTCGGGCACGCACTTCCCCACGCCGCACGAAGCGCACACCGAAGATCCCAACGCCACGCCGGGCAAGCTCGTTCCGCCCAAGACCGGCGACGTGGTGGCGCACTACGAGCTCATCCGCGAGCTGGGCAAGGGCGGCATGGGCTCGGTGTTCCTCGCCCGCGACAACAAGCTCGGCCGCAAGGTGGCCATCAAGTTCCTGCACACCAACCACCCGGAGATGGCCAAGCGCTTCGTGCTCGAGGCGCGCACGACCGCGCGGTTCTCGCACGAGAACATCGTCATCATCTACGAGGTGGACTCCTTCAAGGGCCAGCCCTTCATGGTGCTGGAGTACCTGCAGGGTCACCCGCTGACCAAGCTCATCGCCGATCAGAAGCCCATGGCGCCCGCGCGCGTGGCTGAGCTGATGGTGCCGGTGGTGCGCGCGCTCGCTGCCGCGCACGCGCAGAACATCGTCCACCGCGACCTGAAGTTCGACAACGTCTACGTCACCGAAACCGGCCTCATCAAGGTGCTGGACTTCGGCATCGCCAAGGTGCTCGGCGCCGACGAGAAGCACGTGGCCGAGGCGCACGAATCGGCGCCTTCGCCCGCGCGCCCGCCCTCGAACAACCCCGACGCCAACACCGACCTGACCCGCCACGGCACCATCATGGGCACGTTGGCGTTCATGTCGCCGGAGCAGTGGGGCAAGGGCGGCCCCATCGACAACCGCAGCGACATCTGGGCCGCGGGCATCATGCTCTTCCGCATGCTCGCCGGAAAGCACCCGCTCTACCCCATGAGCGGCATGCAGCTGGCCATCACCGGCAAGCTCGATGAGCCCATGCCCAAGCTGAACAGCATCATGCCGGGGCTGCCGGCGGAGCTGGGCGCGGTCGTCGACAAGTGCCTGATGAAGAACAAGGACCAGCGCTGGCCCGACGCCAACGCGCTGCTCCGCGCCCTTGAGGCGTTTCTGCCTGGTCGCGGCAACCGCGAGTTCAAGATCGACGAGAGCCCGTACGCCGGCCTCGCCTCCTTCCAGGAAGCCGACGCCGACCGCTTCTTCGGCCGCAACAGCGAAATCTCCGCCGTGGTGAACCGCATCCGCGACCAGGCGCTCATCGCCGTCGTCGGCCCGTCCGGCACCGGCAAGAGCTCCTTCGTGCGCGCAGGCCTTGTGCCCGCGCTCAAGCGCGGCGGCGAGAACTGGGAAGCCCTCGTCATCCGCCCGGGCCGCAAGCCGCTGCAGGCCCTGGCCGACGTGATCTCGCCGCTGCTCGGCAGCTCCACGTCCGTGGCCGAGGACCTCAAGGAGCAGCAGAAGCTGGTGCAGCGCCTGGCCACCGAACCCGGCTACGCGGGCAGCGTGCTCCGCAGCCGCGCGCGCCGCGAGAAGCGCAGCATCATGGTCTTCGTGGACCAGTTCGAGGAGCTCTACACCCTCGTCGCGGATCCCAAGGAACGACTCACGTTCACTTCGTGCCTGGCCTCGATCGCGGACGACGCGACCTCGCCCACGCGCGTGGTGGTGAGCATCCGCTCCGACTTCCTCGACCGCGTGGCCGAGGACCAGGGCTTCATGAACGAGCTCACCAAGGGGCTCTTCTTCCTCAACCCGCCCGGCCAGAACGGCCTGCGCGACGCGCTGGTGCAGCCCGCGGAGATGGCGGGCTACAAGTTCGAGAGCCCGAACATCGTGGACGACATGCTCGGCCACCTGGCGACGACGCAAGGCGCGCTGCCGCTGCTGCAGTTCGCGGCGAGCAAGCTCTGGGAGAGCCGCGACGCCAACCGCAAGCTGCTCACCCAGCAGAGCTACGACAGCCTGGGCGGCATCGCTGGCGCGCTCGCCGTGCACGCCGACAGCGTGCTCCGCGAGCTCTCCTCGACCGCGCGGAACCTGGCGCGCGCGCTGTTCCTGCGCCTGGTCACCCCGGAGCGCACCCGCGCGATCGTGAGCATCGACGAGCTGCGCGAGCTCGCGCCCGACGCGGGCGAGGTGCAGCGCATCATCGACCAGCTGGTACAGGCGCGCCTCCTGGTGGTGCAGACGGGCGGCGGCGGCGCCACCGTGGAAATCGTGCACGAGTCGCTCATCAACAGCTGGCCGGCGCTGCGCCGCTGGCTGGACGAGAGCGGCGAAGACTCGGCCTTCCTCGATCAGCTGCGCACTGCGGCCAAGCAGTGGCAGCAGAAGGGCCACGACGCGGGCCTCTTGTGGCGCGGCGAAGTGGTCGACGAGGCCAAGCGCTTCCAGAAGCGCTACCGCGGCGAGCTGGGCAAGCTGCAGCGCGAGTTCCTCGCGGCGGTGTTCGCACAGGAGGCCAAGTCGGCGCGGCGCAAGCGGCTCGCAGGCGTGGCCGGCTTCACCTTCATGGTGGCGCTGGTCTTCGCGGCCGGCGTGGCGCTGGTGATCATCCGCCAGGCCCAGACGGAGGCCGTGAAGGAAGCGGCGGCCGCCAAGATTGCCGAGGCCGAGGCGAAGGACGCCAAGAACCAGGCGGAAAAGAGCCTCCTCGACGTGCAGTCCAAGGAGCGCGAGCGCGCCGAGGCCCAGAAACGCGCCGAGAACCTGGCCAAGCAGGCCGAGATGGAGAAGGCCGCGGCCCAGGTCGCGGCCCAGCAGGCCGAGGCCGCCGCCGAGGAGGCCAAGAAGGCCCAGTACCTCGCCGCCAGCCAGAAGATCCTCGCCGAGCAGCACGCCAAGGAGGCCGCCGAGCAGAAGAAGCTCGCCGACCAGAAGGCTGCCGAAGCCAAGCGGCTCGCCGACAAGGAAGCCTCGCGCGTGAAGGAGCTCGAGGAGCACCTCGGCGGCCCGGTGATTGACGAGCTCAAGTGA